GGGCTGCAGTTCTCTCTCAGTAAAGTCAGGAGATGGATTCAGAGACATTTATCAGTGTTCCTAGTTCTCTTTAGTAATGAACCAACGGACAGGGCACTTTGCCAGTGGTGCCCAGCAGGGACTCACAAGGGAACCAGGTTACAAAAGCCACATTACCACCTTACATAAGCTTGTGCTCTGCAGCTGGACAGGCCCAGATTCAAATCCTGGACTTGCTATATTTGGAAGTCCAGGGTTGGAATCTGCCAAAGCAGATCAGGTTAGGACTCAGGCGTCCTTAAGAAAGTCAGTTCCCCCAGGAAGCCTGCTTCTTTATCAATTAAAGTGGGTTAATCATGCCCTCCCGATATGGATGTTGAACACGATGACTGATAAGAGCAGCTAATTGTTGCAGGGATTAGAAGGAATGGCCATGATTGGTGAGCCAGGGAGGTTGGGGTGCCCCAGGAGGTGGCTGTGTGTTTGTCCTCCCCTCCAGACAGTGCCTGGGGTGTACCTGGTTCTTGTTGAATTCTTTCACAGCTGCACAAACCGCCTTTCTGGTGGTGCCTTCCAGATTCTGTAAATGCTTGGCTGTTTCATCAAACTGCAGCCTGGTCTCCAAGTAGAGATCCTCTGAAAAGAAGCAAAGTGCAATCAAACCTTGCATGCACGTGTCTGTTCATGCACCTGCTTCTCATCCTGCACCCGTCTAAAGAAAGAGGATGCATGGGGGGGCTGTGGGGAGACTGGGATGAGTTCATGCAAGTGAAGCTCTTCAGTGGGTTCCTGGCACGAATGTCAGCAATCATGTCTATGGATGGGTAATGTCTGCTATGGATTAGTAATGTCTGCAGCGCTAGCAGTGGGGTTGGGGAGGTAGGGTGCAGCACGGTGGGAGATACGGTCAGATGGTGAGGGCCTTGCTGGTCCTTGAAATAAATTTGGTTTTTATTGAGTGAAGCTTTTGGAAGGTTTTGAGTAGATAACTTTGAATACAGTCATCCTGGCTGCTGGATGGAGCAGAGACGGTAGAGGAACCAAAGCAGAAGCCAGGGGACCAGTTAGGGGTTTTACTGCAGTCCTCCAGTTGGGAGATGTTAGCTGCTTATCCCAGAGTGGTGCTGGTGAAGGTGGTGGGAAGCTGAGGTGACCTGCTCTTGGACTGCGTGTGGCAtttgagagaaagggaggagccCAGGCTACTTGGGCTGGGCCTGGTCAACTAGGAGAACGGagctggtctttttagggctgcacccatagcaggtggaggttcccaggctaggggtccagttggaactacagctgctggcctacaccacagccacagcaatgtgggatctgaaccacgtctgtgacctacaccccagctcacggcaacgccagatctttaacccactgagagaggccagggatggaacccacaacctcatggttcctagtcggactcatttctgctgcaccttgatgggaactcctgatctgctGAAGAAGGTACTGAGACCCGTTGGTCTTTTTTGTCCCTCACCGGCGTGTTTTTGGTCCTCACGGGCAATCTTCCACTCCCTTTGCTGTTGCAAGGACCATTCTCTGTTTTGTTCCTCTTGGAATTTCCTCCTCTGATGGACGTTTAAATCCTCTCCCATGAATTTCTGCATTCCTGACACCGTATTCCGAGCATCATTATCGGACTGCCGGGCTGGAAGATCTTTCTTAAGGGCAAGGGGGTCAGAGAGGTCAAATTCACGGCGAGTTTCTGGCTTCTGAAAGCTCTGCTGGAAGTCATTGATAGCTTTACAGAGATTTTTCCTATCTCTCCTTGCCCGGTCTTCTAATATGCATGTGATCTTGTCATTCTGCCTCATTTCAGCAGCTAGAAGAGACAGAGCATATCTATAACGTAAGGTTCAgaggggaaaataaatttaaatccactttaaacagaattttcaggcagttcccttcgtggcacaccagttaacgaacccgactaggatccatgaggacacaggttcgatccctggactcaggttggatccctggcctcactcagtgggttaagcatccagccttgctgtggctggggcataggttgggaaattccacatgtcgtgggtgcagccaaaaaataataataataataatttttagtgaTTCTAAAAGTAATACAATCCTCCAAAAAGGTAACACAACCATTAAAGGGTTAGTATCCTGAATATATAAAAAGCACCtatattacaatttaaaaaaaccaagcaatccaaccaaaaaagggGCAAAGGATGGGAAAAGGCAAACCACTATAAAGAAACCCGAGTGatcaataaactgaaaaaattatGAGTCTTACAAGATGGGAAACAGTCAATGAATTGGTGAAATACTTCGAATGCTAATAATAGCACATATTAGTAGGAATATGGGGaactaaagatttctttttttttttttaacttcttaagtttgtctttcttccttttttttagatttcttgtTTACTGTTTATGGGAGTGTGACTTGGAACACTTATACCTTTGGAAGGCAATTTGCCAATATCCCATAAAACTGAAAAGCACATATCCTGTGACCcatcaattccacttctaggtacaCCAGGGACAATTACTCTTAGGGTGATAATGCAGGGCAGTCATGAACATTATTTGCAGTTatttaaaaaactggaaaaaatctaAATCAGACACCAGTAGGGTAATAAAGTAATTGTGGTTAAAATTcatataacaaaatactataaagcaattaaaatgaatattCTGTATGTAGATCACTGATTAATTCCAAAATAGaccattgaattttttaaatgttgcaaaaggatatatccagggagttcccttcgtggctcagtggttaacgaacccagctaggatccatgtggatgtgggttcgatccctggcctcgctcaatgggttaaggatctggcattgctgtgagctgtggtgcaggttgaagatgtggctcggatgtgaggtggctgtggcaaaggcaggcagctgcagctccaattcctagcctgggaatttccatatgctgggagtgcggccctcaaagcaaaaaaaaaaaaaaaaagtattcttaacGTAAGATATCTAAAGCCAGGttggcaaaatgttaacatctaATCGGTGGTGGGTATGTATTATGTCTGTTATATCATTTTTCTAAGTCTGAATTACTtttaaactagattttttttttttttttgtcattttcttgggccgctctcatggcatatggaggttcccaggctaggggtcgaatcggagctgtagccgccggcctacgccagagccacagcaacgcgggatccaagccgcgtctgcaacctacaccacagctcacggcaacgccggatcgttaacccactgagcaagggcagggaccgaacccacaacctcatggttcctagtcggattcgttaaccactgcgccacgacgggaactcccagaaattgtGACATTTTAAAAGGAGGAAGAGCTTGAAAACAAGTTTGTACATATGTGAGGAAATAAGGTGAGGGGTCTAAAGGGTGACAGCCCTGAACCACTAAGTGGCCATGCAGGGGACACTCACCAAATGTTTCCTGTCTAGCTTTCTCAGTTGCTTCTCTTATCTTCTGGTCACAAACCTGAACATTCCAGGCGTCTATGTCTCCCTGGGAAAGGAAAACCAAGGGAGAGAAGTATAGCCGGATAATTTTATTCAGTTAATAACTCTCCTACTTATCTTTTTAGATCAGAACTTTTCATACTCTGATGCTTTTGAAGAAGTTAGTTCTTCAGCCTGTCTTAACTTTCCCCAaagttccttctccctttcttagTCAATAGATCCTCATTCTCAGAACCCTACTTGGgcatcacctcctctgggaagccctctCCGATTCCCTCTCCCAGCCTCAACTGGTGCTCCCTGGCACCCTGCGCTCTTTTCCCTGGCAACCCTGACTCCACTGCATTGTAACGAGACCATTTAATGCCTGCCTCCTCCACTGGGCTGTGAAGGTCAGGACTGCTTTATTCCTCATCTCCTGGACCCAGCTCAGGTCTGCCACAAAAGAGGAACTCCACTGGcatttgtcaaatgaatggaCTGGAAGGAGCTCCTGGCAATAGAGAAAATCTGGCTCAGAGAGAGgagaactgtgtccagtctctttcCGCCACTAAATCCAGCAAGCCCCCTCCCTGCTGCAGGACTCAATTTGCCTGCCTGGCAAGAGATAGGGGGCATTATTCGGTCTGTTCAGGTCTCTCCCATCCTCAGCAAAGTCAGTACATCGAACTATTCTTCCAGGCAAGGTCTGGAGCTGTTTGCAGCTGTACCTGGATCAAAAGTTTCACTCCAAGGATTTGTCTGCTCTTGCCTCCCGCAGCCCGCCTCTCGTGCCCCTCAGCTGCCCCCGTTCGCCCTTTCCATTCCGGGCTGGAGGGGCTCACCCCAAAGATCCTGTTCCTGGCATTGAAGATCCGTTTCTGCCTGCACAGCTCTGCATGTCTCTTCTTAGCCTGGCCAAAGTCCTCCTCCAGGTCCTTGGGCTGAGCTACCTCCATGACTGCAAAATCGCCCAGAAATTCCAAGAGGTTTTTAAAACATacgagataaaaagaaaagacaacaaaaataaaacaagctcaAGCTAAGTGAGGCTGGTTCCCTAGGAGGCTGGGCCGGTGGGATCCGCGCCTGCTCCAGAGACTTTCAGTCCATTCTTCCTGCCCTTCGACGGGCTTGTGGAGACCGGGTTCCCTCGGAAACGTAAACAACTCCGGTTGCTAAGGAACAGCGCAGCGCTCGCGCGTGTTCTGGCTTTAGTCTCGCGAGACTGCACGAGGCCCTTCCCGCGCTTTTCCCGCCGGCGTGTGAGGACGCCGCTGAGGCGCGGAGGGCGCAGCCATGGGCCATTTGGAGCTGCTGCTTGTGGAGAATTTCAAGTCGTGGCGGGGCCGCCAGGTCATAGGCCCCTTCAGGAGGTTCACCTGCATCATCGGCCCCAACGGCTCCGGTAACTTGGGAGCTGGAACGCTTGCCGGCCGTTCCCGGCGTCCGGGCCGGTTCTCCCGCAGGGGTCGTGAGGGTGGCCTCGCGGCCTGGACTCGGGCGGCTGCTGCCCCGCGGGCCCCGACCACCTCCGCCGCCCGCCCCTCGCCCTCCAGCTCGGGGACCGGGGTCGGGGCGACGGTCAGACTCTGCCCGGGGTTGGGGGGCGGTTGAAGGGGGCGGGGAGCCGGCCCTCGCCCTCGGCCCCCAGCGCCCCACCCGCAGACCACACCCCCGGGACCCCACCctcggccccctcccccccccccccgctctgcACCGCGACCCCCACCCCGGGGCCCCACCCTGGCCGCTCCTCGCGTCGCCCCCGCTCCCCTGCCCGGCGGTTTCTCCTCCTGCCCTCAGCCCCGTCGCCTCTGCTCTCCAcccgcctccctctctccccccagaAAGCGAGTGGGAGCGCGGTCTGGAGGAAGGAATCGGTTCCGGGGAGCCCGAGCCGCCGTGTGGTTCCAGGGAACCGGCACGGCGATATATATCGGGACAATGACCACGTTTAGGGAGCTTTTTCCAGACTCGTGGCACCGCTGTTTTGGTTTAATCCTCACCAGGGTgtatgatccccattttacagttggggaaactgaggtccagagaggccATGTAACTTTTCCCAGGTTgcccagtaagtggcagagcctggacTGGAGCTGGGGCCTGGCCAGGCTCCCCTCGGCTCTGGGATGGGAGGTAGTGGGGTACTGACCCCCCAGCAGGCAGAGAACGGCCTAAAAGGATGGTTCCCTGGAGagtattttttcccctaaatctgGAGTCTCCTTTTGGCTCTTTTGGCCCGGATTTCCTTTCTTAATTCGGGAACCATATTTGAGTCAAGAGATAACTTGccgagttcctgtggtggcacaatggaaacgaatccaactaggaaccatgaggacgtgggttcgacccctggccttgctcagtgggttaaggatccagcgttgccatgagtgtggcataggtcgcagatgtggctcggatctggctttgctgtggctgtggtgtaggccggcggcagcagctccaattagacccctagcctgggaacctccttgaaaagaccaaaaaaaaaagataacttgcCTCAGTGCATTAAGCAACTTGGCAGACATGAATAGGACACTGTCCCACAGATCTGGAATATCATTCTGGGGGAAGAAGCCTTTTGAAATATCTATTGCCTTATAAAGCAGCTGCTGTTTCATGTTTTCTTATGCACTTAGTATACGTGAAGGAACACCTGAGCTTAGAAATAGTCACGTATGTGAAGATTTCCTTACCTCTTCTGTGTAATGTATTTCCTCATTTTCACTGTATTCCGTTAccagaaaacactgaaaagatAATTAGTGTAATCACTGCTGCCTTGTTAACCCTCACTGATCTTCTCCACTCATTTATCAGGAAGTTCCTGAACCCACCACCAGCTGATTTTCACCCTTTAACTGGCGATTAGGTGAAGGCAGCTCAGTTACATTTCACGGCTGCAACTGTGTGGTACTTGGAGTATCTGCACAGGGTCTTGAACTTCATTCAGTCCACTTGAACTCCATGCCCCTTGCCACTCCAGATCCTGTTAAAGTGGGGTTTGGAATTTGTTTAAACTAGTGCCAAACGTGTTTCAAAATAAtctcatttcttaatttaaaactaCATATGGTTACTAACATACCTTAAGATGGTAGTGAAAATGCCTTTACAAATTCCTCTTGCCCCTCCTTAGATCCCTAGATCCACATGCCCTGGAAACTCAACTCCCCTCTTGAGAATCACTGGCAGCTTAGAGGCTATGCTAAAGGAAGTTATGGATTATTTCAgcattgcctttttttaaaaatgacttttattctttccattatagctggtttgcagtgttctgtcagttttctactgtacagcagagtgacccggtcacacatgctttttctcacattatcctccagcatactccatcacaagtaactagatgtagttcccagtgctacacagcaggatctcattgcttatccattccaaaggcaattgtttgcatctgttaaccccagattcccagaccatcccactccctccccatcctccttggcaaccacaagtctgttctccaagtccatgagtttcttttctgtggaaaggtttatttgtgccatatattaggtgccagatatgtgacatcatatggcatttgtctttctctttctgacttaacttcac
Above is a genomic segment from Phacochoerus africanus isolate WHEZ1 chromosome 7, ROS_Pafr_v1, whole genome shotgun sequence containing:
- the RIBC2 gene encoding RIB43A-like with coiled-coils protein 2, with translation MEVAQPKDLEEDFGQAKKRHAELCRQKRIFNARNRIFGGDIDAWNVQVCDQKIREATEKARQETFAAEMRQNDKITCILEDRARRDRKNLCKAINDFQQSFQKPETRREFDLSDPLALKKDLPARQSDNDARNTVSGMQKFMGEDLNVHQRRKFQEEQNREWSLQQQREWKIAREDQKHAEDLYLETRLQFDETAKHLQNLEGTTRKAVCAAVKEFNKNQALESAEKKRQERKQEEEDNLAEITNLLRGDLLSEDPQQAASSFGPHRVVPDRWKGMTHEQLEQIRLVQKQQVQEKLRLQEEERQRDMDWDQQRVQRARATLLSERQLQRQQRALRRALDGSNLSLAKELLLQKKYMKEIYTNQPTEDYFTQFNTRSR